Proteins encoded together in one Telopea speciosissima isolate NSW1024214 ecotype Mountain lineage chromosome 4, Tspe_v1, whole genome shotgun sequence window:
- the LOC122659532 gene encoding disease resistance protein RPS2-like, producing the protein MMAAAPTDVVQSFSSSSSSASRWSYDVFLSFRGEDTRDNFTRKLYDALVGRRIETFKDDEKLKIGDLISEALKKAIKESRFAIIIFSRNYGNSRWCLEELALIMECWEKHHGQKVFPVFLKGVEGSDVRRQKGSFEEPFRKHQERFEPEMVERWRSALKIAGELRGWNLKDEQGDEEKLIKRIVKDVSDALSERPLFPKPVIEMPTESIEIQPSTQCMLQQILECIGDHDPCFAIIGVFGMGGVGKTTLAKQVNNRLEKDLARGVKIPFEIVIMVTVSATPNLPSIQTSIGKRLGLIQDNIEANALFEALRKKKFLLILDDVWCELKLEDVGIPYPSDENGSKILVISRNQDTCTDMGASKTIKVQPLSDAESWKLFVTKAGEHVVADNIKHFAEKIVGRCKGLPLAIVIVARAMANRHGVGVWENALREMKQSAKDLRGMIDRVFVPLKFSFDRLENAMLRSVFLYCACFPEDYDIGKDEMLNYCVGEGLADTLGSLKAARDKGEDLIESLKIACMLEDGELKGSVRMHDMMRELALWITSSEYSGSSPKFLIRIGESIKEELQAHAWLDATRISLINIQIKELPELRGTCRKLTTLIFRGFLFKVIGTFIPATNFFQHMDHLSILDLSNLHQLEYFPDSLSCLVNLKVLRLHGCIRLKALPALGMLQQLQVLDFYGCTQLHQQILGSECVGGLSNLRYLNVDYTQVSIPSGVISRLHKLEELTMFGARKIKWKVSSGDDEKCNIIRSSTTGFDCSKGQSRDEEDTKTKNMIDVEELSHLTCLTSFSICFQDIIISDWFKPLAKKIKRLELRHCRVVKQDALQALNESQNLQDLLIKDCSGVTCLPIRVGGSLIIENCEELEVVLDGADDVYHHHHDSLQVLNLKRLRNLKRMVCGKSNLAPVNCYGQLTWIHLFKCNSLKMIFTKEMPRLFNNLKVIEVESCHRMEVIIEAADQEEEQEEEEKIGEELEVMISPFPRLETLVLVDLPKLVEVWINHILHCPFIKFVRVSDCSKLKKDPLHVRNGDGLLIVIEEKKKWWSSTHFLH; encoded by the exons ATGATGGCCGCGGCGCCAACAGATGTCGTCCAGTCTTtttcatcctcatcctcctccgcCTCTCGATGGAGTTACGATGTGTTTTTGAGTTTCAGAGGCGAAGACACACGGGATAACTTCACACGAAAACTCTATGACGCTCTGGTCGGCCGAAGGATCGAAACATTCAAGGACGATGAGAAGCTGAAAATAGGAGATCTGATCTCTGAAGCCCTCAAAAAGGCAATCAAAGAATCAAGGTTCGCCATTATCATATTCTCGAGGAATTATGGTAATTCCAGATGGTGCCTAGAAGAACTCGCCTTGATTATGGAATGCTGGGAAAAACATCATGGCCAAAAGGTTTTTCCAGTTTTCCTCAAGGGTGTCGAAGGATCGGACGTACGGCGTCAAAAGGGGAGCTTTGAGGAGCCTTTTCGCAAACACCAAGAGCGCTTCGAGCCAGAGATGGTGGAAAGGTGGAGGTCAGCTCTGAAAATAGCAGGTGAACTCCGTGGATGGAACTTGAAAGACGAACAAGG GGATGAAGAGAAGTTGATTAAAAGGATAGTGAAAGACGTCTCCGATGCGTTGAGTGAAAGACCACTTTTTCCAAAGCCTGTGATAGAGATGCCAACCGAGTCAATCGAAATTCAGCCATCAACTCAATGCATGCTGCAGCAGATTCTTGAATGCATAGGTGATCATGATCCATGTTTTGCCATCATTGGAGTATTTGGTATGGGAGGAGTGGGTAAAACCACTCTGGCCAAACAAGTAAACAATCGTTTGGAAAAAGATTTGGCCAGAGGAGTAAAGATACCTTTTGAGATTGTGATAATGGTTACAGTGTCTGCCACTCCCAACTTACCAAGTATCCAAACTAGTATCGGTAAGCGCTTGGGATTAATACAAGATAATATTGAGGCTAATGCATTATTTGAAGCCctaaggaagaagaaatttctaCTAATTTTGGATGATGTGTGGTGTGAATTAAAGCTCGAGGATGTTGGAATCCCTTACCCTTCAGACGAAAATGGAAGCAAGATCTTAGTGATCAGTCGAAATCAAGATACTTGCACTGATATGGGTGCTAGTAAAACAATAAAAGTGCAACCATTATCTGATGCCGAGTCGTGGAAGCTTTTTGTTACAAAAGCTGGTGAACATGTTGTTGCCGATAATATAAAGCACTTTGCTGAAAAAATTGTTGGAAGGTGTAAGGGTCTTCCCCTAGCAATTGTGATTGTTGCTCGCGCAATGGCAAATCGACATGGAGTTGGGGTGTGGGAGAATGCCTTAAGGGAAATGAAGCAATCAGCAAAAGATCTCCGAGGAATGATAGATAGAGTATTTGTTCCTTTGAAATTCAGTTTTGATAGATTGGAGAATGCAATGCTTAGGAGTGTATTTCTTTATTGTGCATGTTTTCCTGAAGACTATGACATTGGGAAAGATGAGATGTTAAATTATTGTGTTGGAGAGGGATTAGCAGATACACTAGGGAGTTTGAAAGCTGCTAGGGATAAAGGTGAGGATTTGATTGAAAGCTTGAAAATTGCTTGCATGTTGGAAGATGGAGAGTTGAAAGGTAGTGTGAGGATGCATGATATGATGCGAGAGCTTGCACTTTGGATTACATCTTCAGAATACTCTGGTAGTAGCCCCAAATTTTTGATAAGGATTGGTGAATCAATTAAAGAGGAACTACAGGCTCATGCATGGTTAGATGCAACAAGGATTTCACTAATAAATATACAAATAAAGGAGTTGCCAGAGTTGAGAGGGACGTGCCGAAAACTAACCACTTTGATATTCAGGGGTTTTCTATTTAAGGTGATTGGAACTTTTATTCCCGCAACAAATTTCTTTCAACACATGGATCATCTTAGCATACTTGATCTTTCTAACTTGCATCAATTGGAATATTTCCCAGATTCCTTATCATGTTTGGTGAATCTTAAGGTGCTTCGGCTACATGGTTGTATAAGGTTGAAAGCATTGCCTGCACTGGGAATGCTCCAACAGCTCCAAGTTTTAGATTTTTATGGTTGTACTCAATTACATCAGCAAATCCTCGGATCTGAATGTGTGGGAGGTTTAAGTAATTTAAGATACTTGAATGTGGATTATACCCAAGTTTCTATTCCATCGGGGGTAATTTCTCGTTTGCACAAATTGGAGGAACTGACAATGTTTGGAGCGCGTAAAATAAAATGGAAGGTGAGTTCTGGTGATGATGAAAAATGTAATATTATAAGGAGTAGTACTACTGGGTTTGATTGTAGTAAAGGACAATCAAGGGATGAGGAGGACACGAAGACGAAGAATATGATTGATGTGGAGGAGTTGTCCCACTTGACCTGTTTAACATCTTTTTCCATTTGCTTCCAAGATATCATTATTTCTGATTGGTTCAAACCTTTGGCCAAAAAGATAAAGAGATTGGAACTGAGACATTGTAGAGTTGTAAAACAAGATGCTCTACAAGCTCTCAATGAATCCCAAAATCTACAGGACTTACTAATTAAGGATTGCTCGGGTGTGACATGTCTGCCAATTCGTGTTGGGGGTTCTCTTATAATAGAGAATTgtgaggagttggaggtggtgttgGACGGAGCAGATGAtgtctaccaccaccaccacgatTCCCTTCAGGTGTTAAACCTAAAAAGATTGCGAAATTTGAAACGAATGGTATGTGGTAAGAGTAATCTTGCACCAGTAAATTGCTATGGTCAACTAACGTGGATACATTTATTTAAATGCAATAGCTTGAAGATGATCTTCACCAAGGAAATGCCACGCCTGTTCAACAACTTGAAGGTAATTGAAGTTGAATCTTGCCATAGAATGGAAGTAATAATTGAAGCAGCAGATcaggaagaagaacaagaagaagaagaaaaaattgggGAGGAGTTGGAAGTCATGATCTCACCATTCCCAAGATTGGAGACTTTAGTGTTAGTGGATCTACCAAAACTAGTTGAAGTGTGGATCAATCACATCTTGCATTGCCCATTTATAAAATTTGTGAGAGTAAGCGACTGTTCAAAGTTAAAGAAAGATCCTCTCCACGTACGAAACGGGGACGGATTACTTATTGTCAtcgaggagaagaagaaatggtggAGTTCCACACATTTTCTTCATTGA